The sequence below is a genomic window from Cygnus atratus isolate AKBS03 ecotype Queensland, Australia chromosome 4, CAtr_DNAZoo_HiC_assembly, whole genome shotgun sequence.
GGGGGGCAGCCCGAAGGCGTTGGGGTGGGAATGGCCGAGCAGGTTGAGGTAGCGGCGCTCCAGCCCCGGCACGGGGGAGAGGAAGGCGCCGCGCTGCTGCCCGGGGCCGCCcaggggggaggcggcggcggggagcgggtggaagggcagcggggggctgcggggggcgcCGGGCCACGGGAAGGGCCCCCCCGGGCCGTggggggccggcagcggggTGTCGGCGGGTCCGAGCCCCGTGGGGCGGTCGGGAGCGGGGTGCAGCTGGAAGGGGAGCTCCGGCTCCGGGGGGGAGCCCAGCGAGGCCAGCAGGGGCTCGGCCACGAAGCGCGCCTGGGACTGGAGGAAGGCGAGGATGCGGGCGTACTTGGTGTCCTTGGTCTCCATCCTCTCCACCGTGGTCAGGTAGTGCACCAGGTTCTTCATGCACTCGTGGTAGCCGTAGTGGAAGTAGTTGGCGAACTcggccagcagctctgctggaa
It includes:
- the HELT gene encoding hairy and enhancer of split-related protein HELT — translated: MASKLKERRRTPVSHKVIEKRRRDRINRCLTELGRTVPMALAKQSSGKLEKAEILEMTVQYLRALHSADFPRGREKELLAEFANYFHYGYHECMKNLVHYLTTVERMETKDTKYARILAFLQSQARFVAEPLLASLGSPPEPELPFQLHPAPDRPTGLGPADTPLPAPHGPGGPFPWPGAPRSPPLPFHPLPAAASPLGGPGQQRGAFLSPVPGLERRYLNLLGHSHPNAFGLPPGQPPAVL